The genomic DNA CACTCCGGCGGAGCTGGCCGCTCCGCGGACCGAACCGGTGACGGCCGAGTTCCGCGCCCTGATGGACGAGGCCAGGACCAGCCTGGACTACCCGCTCATCCTCGCCGTGCTGTGTGTGGCGGAGTGGAGCTACCTCGGCTGGGCGAGCCTGGCCGAGGAACCGCTGCCTGACACCTTCGTCCACCGCGAATGGATCGACCTGCACGAGGGGCCGGTGTTCCGGGCGTGGGTGGGGTTCCTCCGCGGCGAGCTCGACCGCCTCGGCCCTCGGCTGGGAGAGGAGGAGCAGCTCCGGGTGCTCGGCTTCTTCCGCCGTGCCGTACGGCTGGAGCTGCGCTTCTTCGACATGGCCGCCGGCGCCTGACCGTGCGTCACCCCGGGGGAGGACCGGAGCGGTAGAGCCTCTCGGCACCGTCCTGGGCGGCGGGGTCCTCCTCGGGAGCGTAGAGGCGGAGCTGGAGGCCGTCGGGGTCGAGGAAGTCCATGGCGTGACCGGCGGAGGCCCTGATGACCGGGCTGTGCGGGATGCCGAGGGCGTCGAGGTGGGCGGTCCAGGCGTCGAGACCTTCCCGGGTGGTCTGGAGGGCGAAGGGATCGGCGCCGGAGAGAGCCGCGGCGAGGACGGGATTCTCCCGGAGGGCGAGCTGGACGTCGGCGCCGGGAAGGTCGAAGGCCATCCCTCTGACCACGCCGTCGCCGTCCTCGAACTTGGTGCGCAGCCGGAGGCGGAAGACCTGCTCGTACCAGGCGTGGCTGCCGGCCAGGTCGTTCACCCAGATCTTGAGATGGTGCACCCCGCTTACCGCGGCATCCATGGCGGTCTCCCTCACTGTTTCACCGTCGTGGTGACGGTCCTGGTGAAGCGGTAGTTGCAGAACCTCTCACGGGACCTCTCCCGGTCGAGGTGCCGGGTGAACTGCTCCTTGTTCAGCCCGTCGAAGCTGTCGAAGCCGAGCCTGGCCACCGCGGCTCCCGTCGCCCCGCGGGGGAGGTGGGCGGTGAGGACGATCCTTCCCTGGTGCGGGATCCGGCCGCGGGTGTCGCACCAGACGCCGTCCGCGTACCGGTGGCAGGCGAAGGTGGCGATCCGTTCTCCATCCTCGCCGAGGAGGGTGGCCCCGGTCGGCCCCTTGGCTCCCCTGGGGAAGCTGCCGCCCACCCAGAAGGAACCCCAGTAGGGGGCGAAGGAGGGCGTCCAGGTCATGGCGTAGTCCAGGACGTAGGTGACGCGCCCGCCCGGGGAGGCCTGGGGTGTGCCCTTGGCGACCACGTCGACGGCGACCAGGGCGTCACGCCCGCACTTCTTGACGGTGGCGAGGCAGGTGGCCTCGGCGGGACCGATCGGGGACAGGGCGGCTGCGATGAGAACCAGGCCTACGGCGATACCGAGAGCACGGCGCATGAGACCTCCTGGGTGTCCTGCCGGGGTGAACGCTACCTCCGCCGTGACGCCTCCGCCCCGGGAATTTCACAATTCCGGCATCGATCTCAACGTCCCGGCGGCCCGAACGGTTCACCGAAGCTTGGGCGGCGGGGCCGACCAGGGTGGACACGGAACCGGCGAAGGGAACCGGCACCCCGCTGGGGCTGATCGGCAGACGCCCGGTGAACGGGTCTCACCGGCGTCCCCACGGGACGACGGGGATTTCGCGGGGGTGAGGATCCCGGACGAGCGGAAAGGAGGGGGTCCGCCGCTCGACCGGGAAACGGTCAGATTACCCCGACCGCCCACCGGACCGCTCCTGGCGGGGCGATCGGCGGCGGAGGAAACCGTCCGGCCGGCGCGAGAGACCCGGCCGACGTGAGAAAACGGCCGATGTGAGAGACCCGGCCAGTGCGAGAAAACGGCCGGCGCCGGAAGTCCCGCCGACGTGAGGCGGCCGGGCGACTCCGTCGTCGCCCGGCCGCCTCACCTTTCCCCGGAGACCGGCGAAGGCTCCGGGGAGGGACCTCTACCTCTTCTTGTTCCTGCCCCGCCTCATCATGCGGACGACGACGAGGGCGAACGCGGCGGCCACCGCGAAGGCCGCAACCGGACGTTTGCCCGCCTCTGTCCTGACCTTCTCCGCCGCGTCCTTGATGTCAACGGGAGTCACCTCTTTGACCCGTCCCACGACCTCCGGGGCAGCCTCCTTCACCCGCTCCACCATCTGGGTGGCGGTACCGGCGGTGGCCGCCCCCACCCGGCGGATATCTTCGCCCATCTGGGTGGCCGTCTCCTGGACGCGGCCCTTCACATCGGTCTTGTGCACCAAAGCCTCCACGGTGTCACCTAGTTCGCGGCGGTCGTTCTCGATGTCCCGCCGCACGGATTCCCTGCTCGTCCTCCCGGCGTCCGTCGTGTCGCCGTCCCTCTTGCCCGCACCGGCAACGGCACCGGCGGTGCCGCCGGAGACCGCGCCGCCGGCAGCACCTCTGTCGGCGTCGGTCCTGTCCACCTGCTGGGGCGTCCCGTCGCGATCGGACGGCGGGCCGCCGAGATCGGTGGTGGGGGTGCCGTCGGCCGCCTCCGGCGCGTTCGGCGGGATGTTCAGCGATTCGCGCTCGTCCGGCGTGATGGGCTCGCCGACCGCTTTCCTGCGGGAACCGGTGGTCCCGGCATCCCCGCTCTCCCGGTCGGGCGTGCCTGGATCGGTCTCAGTCATCAAATCTCCTTGAGCGTGGAGACCCAGGGCCTCGGCCCTGGGGAGGAAGTCAGCGGTGTGCTCTCTCCTTGACCGCGTCGATGTCGTGCCTGAGGCTCTCCATCGTCCGTGCGGGAGCCGGTGGGGAGGCCGCGGACACCTGGCGCTTGCCCAGGAACCCGAGGACGGCGGCCACGATCAGGAGGACGACGCCCACGATCACCGCCGCGACCCAGGCGGGCATCGCCAGGGCGAGGAGCAGGATCACGGCCGCCACCAGGGCTCCGCCTCCGTACAGGGCGATGACGCCTGCGCCGCCGAACAGCCCGGCGCCCTTCCCCGCGTGCCTGCCCTTCTCGGCGAGTTCCACCTTGGCCAGGCGGAGCTCGTCCTTGACGAGGCGTGAGACCTCCTCCGACATCTGCCTGATCAGTTCGGCCGTGGACAGACCGTCTTTGAGATTACTGGTCATGGCGTGCCTCCTCCCTCTGGTCCCTACACGAGAAGGCGTCTACCCTCACCCACCATGGCAAACCTCCGCGCGGAGGCGGTGATCACGAGTGGCGGCACGCCTGCGCCCGTATCCCCGGGCATCGCGCCGCGAAAATCGGCGGGCCCTGTCGAGAAGGCCGGACGCACGGGTGTCGCCGCGGCGCACGGCACGGTAAAACAATCTTCAAGCCTTCTCATCGGCACGGGAAGCCCGGAGGCGCCCAAGATCATGATCGACGCGGAACCGGGTAGGTGCGCGGGAGGGTCTCCGGCCGTCGTCCCCCTGCTGTTCGACGGCGGCCGGCTCCCGGCCGCCGTCCACGGATCTCCTGACAAGAGGTAGCCATGACCAAGAACATCGTCGTCACCGGCGGCACCCGGGGCATCGGCCTCGGCCTCGCCAGGGCGTTCCTGGAGCGCGGCCACCGGGTGGCGGTGTGCGGCAGCCGTACCCCGTCGGTGGAGAAGGCGGCGGCCGAGCTGGACGTCCTGGCACTGACCGCCGACGTCGCCGACCGGAGCCAGGTCCAGGCGCTGTGGGACGCGGCCGCCGCGGAGTTCGGCCGGGTGGACATCTGGATCAACAACGCGGGGATCTCCCACAGCCGGGCGCCGCTGTGGAGGCTGCCGGAGGCGGAGATGCGGGCGGTCGTCGACGTGAACACGATCGGTGTGCTGAACGGCACCGCGGTGGCGCTGGCCGGAATGGCCGCCCAGGGTTCCGGTCATGTCTGGAACATGGAGGGGCTGGGCAGCGACGGCCGCTCGGTCCCCGGACTGAGCGTGTACGGCGCGACGAAGCGGGCACTGAACTACCTGACGAAGGCGACGGCCAAGGAGGTGCCGCCGGGCGTCTCGATCGGGCTGCTCAGTCCGGGCATGGTGGTGACCGACCTGCTCACCCACGACTACGACCCGGAGTCGCTGGAGAAGGCCAAGAAGATCTTCAATATCCTGGCCGACCGGGTGGAGACCGTCACTCCGTGGCTGGCCGAACGTGCGGTCTCCCAGACCCGCAACGGAGCCCACATCCGCTGGCTGACCCCCGGCAAGATCATGCGCCGGTTCGCCGCGGCCCCGTTCGGCAGGCGCGACGTGTTCGGTGAGAAGGGCGGCGAGCACCCGAGGTGACCGCGCCCCATCCGTTCCGCCGGGAAAGCGCCGGCGGACAGGCCTGGGTCATGCGTGCGAAAGCATGTGGAGATGGACTTCCACCGTCTCCCCTCCCCCATCCCATGACGGCTCGGTGAGCAGCCTGGCCAGCGCGAACCCGCTCTTCTGCGCCACCCGGCAGGAGGCGGGGTTGTCGGCCGCGTGCCGGAGATCCAGCCGGGACAGGTCGAGTCGGGCGAACGCCCACCGGGCGACCGCGCCCACCGCGTGACCGGCCACGCCCCGGCCACGTGCCCCGGCCAGGATCCAGTAGCCGATCTCGCCGATCCCGTCGCCTCGGGTCCGGACCCTGACGTGCCCCAGCACCTCGCCGCCCGTCGTGTCCGTGATCGCGAACGAGGCCGACGAGCCGTCCGCCCATCCCGCGGCCCGATCGGCGATCCACGTCCGCTCGTCGGGCTCTTCCGGGGTCCGGGTCGCCCACCGGCGGATCTCCGGGTCACGCAGCGCCTGCGCCACCGCCTCGGCGTCGGCCGGGCGCCACGGCCGGAGGTGGAGCTTCCCTGCGGTGATCTCCATGGGTTCCACGTCGGCCGAGCGTACACGTGTTCGAGAAAATCTCGCACGACGCTGTCCGGTGTTTTCTTCCCAGGGCTGAAGCCCGGATCTCCATGCCCAAGGAGATTCGATGATCGTAGATACTCGGGCACGTAAGGGTGGCGGAAAAGTAGAGATACACGGGAGCATGAGACCCTTGCCCTACTTCGATGCACAGTGAGAAGGGCGGCACGCGAGAGATGGCACAGATCGTCGGCGGCGGACGCCCGGTCAACGACGCCGAGCGCCGGGTCATCGCCCATCTGCGGGACAACGCGCCCAGCGACTGGCTGTTGCTGCACAACATCGAGGTGCCGCGTGGCGACGACACCTTCGAGGTCGACGTCATCGTCCTGACCGGCCACTCACTCTGCGTGATCGACGTCAAGGGCACCCGGGGCCGGATCGAGGTCTCCGGAGCCCGCTGGTTCCCGGCG from Streptosporangium sp. NBC_01756 includes the following:
- a CDS encoding TenA family protein encodes the protein MDLIPYDEWRSDAVDPAFSEWLRALSEPEWAAVVAHPFAASISRGDVADDDMRRYLLQDFQFVDSFTALLGAAVASADSFESRVPFGRFLGETATTEEKTYFHRALAALGVTPAELAAPRTEPVTAEFRALMDEARTSLDYPLILAVLCVAEWSYLGWASLAEEPLPDTFVHREWIDLHEGPVFRAWVGFLRGELDRLGPRLGEEEQLRVLGFFRRAVRLELRFFDMAAGA
- a CDS encoding GNAT family N-acetyltransferase, producing MEITAGKLHLRPWRPADAEAVAQALRDPEIRRWATRTPEEPDERTWIADRAAGWADGSSASFAITDTTGGEVLGHVRVRTRGDGIGEIGYWILAGARGRGVAGHAVGAVARWAFARLDLSRLDLRHAADNPASCRVAQKSGFALARLLTEPSWDGGGETVEVHLHMLSHA
- a CDS encoding phage holin family protein, with product MTSNLKDGLSTAELIRQMSEEVSRLVKDELRLAKVELAEKGRHAGKGAGLFGGAGVIALYGGGALVAAVILLLALAMPAWVAAVIVGVVLLIVAAVLGFLGKRQVSAASPPAPARTMESLRHDIDAVKERAHR
- a CDS encoding DUF3618 domain-containing protein; amino-acid sequence: MTETDPGTPDRESGDAGTTGSRRKAVGEPITPDERESLNIPPNAPEAADGTPTTDLGGPPSDRDGTPQQVDRTDADRGAAGGAVSGGTAGAVAGAGKRDGDTTDAGRTSRESVRRDIENDRRELGDTVEALVHKTDVKGRVQETATQMGEDIRRVGAATAGTATQMVERVKEAAPEVVGRVKEVTPVDIKDAAEKVRTEAGKRPVAAFAVAAAFALVVVRMMRRGRNKKR
- a CDS encoding VOC family protein gives rise to the protein MDAAVSGVHHLKIWVNDLAGSHAWYEQVFRLRLRTKFEDGDGVVRGMAFDLPGADVQLALRENPVLAAALSGADPFALQTTREGLDAWTAHLDALGIPHSPVIRASAGHAMDFLDPDGLQLRLYAPEEDPAAQDGAERLYRSGPPPG
- a CDS encoding SDR family oxidoreductase, producing the protein MTKNIVVTGGTRGIGLGLARAFLERGHRVAVCGSRTPSVEKAAAELDVLALTADVADRSQVQALWDAAAAEFGRVDIWINNAGISHSRAPLWRLPEAEMRAVVDVNTIGVLNGTAVALAGMAAQGSGHVWNMEGLGSDGRSVPGLSVYGATKRALNYLTKATAKEVPPGVSIGLLSPGMVVTDLLTHDYDPESLEKAKKIFNILADRVETVTPWLAERAVSQTRNGAHIRWLTPGKIMRRFAAAPFGRRDVFGEKGGEHPR